One Triticum dicoccoides isolate Atlit2015 ecotype Zavitan chromosome 3B, WEW_v2.0, whole genome shotgun sequence genomic window, TGCGGTGAGGTGCAGCTTGGAATGGAGGTGTTTGAGGGAATGAAAGACAAGAATGTACTGGCCTGGACTACCATGATAAAGGGCCTGGCTATGCACGGCCGAGGCTCAGACTCATTGGTGCTCTTCTCCCAGATGGAGAGCTCAGGTGTGAAGCCGGATGACATTGCCTTCATTGGTGCTCTCTGTGCTTGCACACACACTGGGTTGGTTGACAAGGGTCGGCAGCTTTTCAATTCCATGGTGAACAACTATGGTATTAAACCAAAGATTGAGCATTATGGATGCATGGTAGACCTCCTGGCACGGAATGGCCTGCTGAGTGAGGCCAGAGACATGGTTGAGAAAATGCCCATGAAACCGGATGCCTTAATCTGGGGAGCTCTAATGGCTGGTTGTAGGTTTCACAAGAATGTGGAGTTGGCTGAGTATGTTATAAAGCACTGGATTGAATTGGAGCCAGACAAAAGTGGTGCTTATGTACTTTTAGGTAACATATATTCTGCCTCTGGTAGGCATGCTTCTGCGAGGGAAATTAGGCACCTAATGCGTGAGAAGGGAGTTGAGAAGACACCTGGATGTAGCAATGTGGAGATTAACGGAGTTATCCACCAATTCATTGTTGGAGATCTGTCTCATCCGCGCATAAAAGATATTTTGACAAAGTGGTATGAGATAGATAGTAGGATAAGGCTGGAGAGAAGGTTACGTGCCTGATAAGAAAGAGGTTTTGCTTGACATTGAAGAAGAAGAGATGGAAGGTGCACTCAGCCGCCACAGTGAGAAGCTGGCAATAGCATTTGCTTTGATAAGTACAAATGATAATATACCCATTCGGATTGTCAAGAACCTCAGAGTCTGCCAAGATTGCCATCATGTCACCAAACTTATATCCAAAGTATATGGGAGAGAAATTGTTGTTAGAGATCGAACACGTTTCCATTTGTTCAAAGATGGCACCTGTTCGTGCAAGGACTATTGGTAGTAACTGACTAATTTGTCTATTAACAGTGGTACTTGGTCTCAATATAGAGCATGGGCTGTTTAGCACAAAAAAAAAATCTCTTTCATGATACATCAGCGATGCATGAGTTGAGGCGATAAAGTTGGTGAACAAAAAAAAAAATCTTGCTAATTACAATGTACATATATGGTATTAGAGAAATTATTGTTAGAGATCGAACACGTTTCCATTTGTATTAAAATGGCACCTGTTCGTGCCAGGATTATTGGTAGTAAGTAATAGAATTATGTATTAACAGCGGTACTTGTCTCATCATAGAGCATGGGCTGTTGAGTACCAAAAAAAAAAAACTCTTTTGTCATACTCCCAAAATATAGCGTGTATTAGTGATGCATGAGTTGAGGGGATAAAGTTTGTGAAGAAAAAAAGTTCTTGCTAATTATAATGTACACATGTAATCATGCTGTTATTAAGTCGCGAATAGATATTCATTTTCGTCTCTGATAAAAATATATATTACAGGGGTATAACCTTGACGATACAATATCATTAATCTGcatttggtttcatgttgcatttaGTTCTGAACCATTTTCATATATCAACCTTTTTGGCTTGTGGAATTTCAATATGAATGCTCGTTCTACCGATAATTTTGGTTCAGATTGCTGCAGTCAGCTTCTTAGCTGTATTGCTGATGCTAAGTGTGTTTCTGTTTTAGCCCGGGTATCTCTTCAGGTAGAGAAAACCTCAGAGTCAGAGTTCAAGTCGATAAAACAAACCGGCCGTTTCATTTGTTTAGTTGATGGCACTAACTGACATATTTGAGCATCGTGTGTGAAACAAACCAGATAAAATACTATCTCCAAAGAAAATGGATTGATTATATACTCCTATCTGACAAGTGTGTAGCACATAAACATTCGGCATATCTTATTTTCAGGAAAAGAATTAACACACTGCATATTATGTGTAATAATTGTATATACCATAAGGTTGATCAGTGTTGGCAATCCAATGCAACGAAAGGAAGCAGCTAATTAACTTCTGCCACAGAAAAGTGGCTTATTTAAGCTGTCTCATCTAACAAGTACAACCCATATGCATCGTAAAAAAAGTACAACCCATATGCACACGGCATATGTTTTTTCAGGAAGAAAACTGAATACAGTACATAGTAAAAGTGCTCTATTATTACATATGGATCCATGCTTGCTTGCAGATCCATCCTTCCACGCGGCAATACAGTCGCAACAAGAATGACAATGCAAAGCCGACTCCAAATCCCAAGCCAACAAATGCGAAAAAAAGGATAATGCCGAGTTTGTCCTGCCACAAACCCTCAGATTCCGGAGGAGCCACTCCAGTTGGAGAAATTGAACTTTGATTGTCACAGTGTTTGGAGAGTGGAACTCCACAGAGACCTGCATTACCTTCAAATGAACTGTCTGAAAATGTTGAGAACTGGTTTCCTTGCGGGATTCTTCCATACAAGTTGTTGTACGAAAGATTCAACCATTCAAGAGAAGTAAGTGAGGTTAACTCCTGTGGTATTTCCCCTGTTATCTGGTTCCAAGAGAGATCCATTGCTTCCAGCTGAGACAAGTTTCTGTACTGAAATGGAATTTGTCCCATGAAGTTGTTGTATGACATGTTAAGTCCGCGCAGGGCAACAAGCCTCCCAATTGACTCCGGAACAGGACCATCAAATGAGTTATTTGAGAAATCTATTGCATTGAAAGTGCTTAAGATTTTGGTGAAACTAAGATCAAACCCTTTGAATGTTATGGTAACAGTATCTTGATAAAATCGTGCACCTGAATATGTCTCATGTCCTAGAACTTCTCCCCCATCACTGACATTTTCCATCATTGCTTTCAGTTCATTAAACCATCCTTCTGGTAGGTTTCCAGAGAAGTTGTTGGAGGCCAAATCAAGTATTTGCAAATTTGCAAAGTAGTTGTTGATTGTATGATCGCCTTTAAAATCCCTTATGGTGCCGTTTAGTTGGTTGAATCTCAAGACAAGAACTCGAAGACGTGGAAGAACACCCAACCAAGATGGAAAAGAACCGATAATTTGATTGTTACCAACATCAAAGAGTTCTAGGCCTTGGCAATTTGATAGTGATCTGGGTATTTTCCCTTCAATTAGATTGTTGTTCAAATCTATTGTCTGAAGCATACATCCTTCTCCAATATTTTCAGGCAGCATCCCATGGAAACGATTCTCTCTCAATTTCAATGTACTCAAGCTATTGCTACCTTGCATTAGACAGGATGGCACCACACCGCTGAAATTGTTGCATGATAAGTCCAGTATCTCAAGATCTTGTTGGGTACAAATAGACCTTAGTATGTGACCACTTAATTTATTCCTGGACAAATCAAGGTAGGTGGTCTTGTAGGGAAGGTACCGACCAAAGTCATGTATAATAGAAGTGAAGCTATTGTTTGAGTAATCTAAAAAAGCCATGGAATTGCTAGCTGTGAGTGGTATAGGTACACTGCCATGCAGTTTGTTGGAACTAAGATTGAGATATCCTAAATTGTGCATATGAACGACAGATGGAGAGTTTTCAAGGCTAGTGAACATATTGTTTGAGAGGTCCAGCGAGGACATGGTATCCTTCCAATTCACCCAGATCCAACTTGGTATGGCTCCATCTATTTGGTTATGTGAAAGGTCCAACAAAAACAACTCATTTGTATATCTCAATGCGACTGGAATTTTTGTAAGGTAGCAAGACGCTAGTCCTAGTCTTGTGATGTGTGGGATATAAGGAAATGGATAGCCATCCTCAACATCTATGACTGATAACATATTATTGGAGAGCAGCAATATATCCAATGCCTTCACCTTCCAAAGAAGGCTAAGTTCCACTGTGCCTTCAAAGTGATTTTAGTCAAGCATGAGAACTTGAAGTCTCATAAGATCAAAGAAAGATTTGGGTATATGACTTGACAAGTTGTTAGAGCTTATGTCGATGTAGTACAGGAAGGAAGATAAGGGGTCTGGAATATCTTCTAGGGTACCACATAGTTCATTTGATAATAAATTTAGTTTTCCCAATGACGGAAGAGTGAACAAAACCTTTGGGATTTTTCCTGCATGCAGATAGAGAATAGTAGTCAAAGAATAGTAAATACCCCCAAAAAATAATGTTATAATGATGTGATATGAGAAGGAAGGAGGCTGCCTTACCGCTCAGCCTATTATCTTGTAAGCCCAAATTTGTAAGCTTGGTCAAGTTCCCAATCCACGTGGGTATTGCCCCAGATAAATTGCAATCAATGAGCTCTAAGCTCATCAAATTTGTACAATTTCTGATCCACAACGGGATTGGCCCAGATAAATTATAGTCTTGTAGCATCAAGTCTGTCATATGCCTAGCGCTGCCAATCGAAGAGAGCATTGGCTTCTCTATTCCTGATCCCGACAGCCACAATGTATTTAGGGATGTAAGGTTAGCAATGGAAGTAAACGTCTGCCTGGGAGATCCTATGTTGCTAAGGCCCAAGAATTTCAGTGACTTGAGATGAACAAAAGAGTCTGGCATCACACTAGAAAGGTTTGTCTCCTCTAGATCTAAGTGTTCCAAAATATTTTTTCCTGGTGGGAAATCTGGTAGTTGCACGGAAAGTCTGGGGTTGTAGGACACATCAAGATATGTGAGATTTTTTAGCAGGAAGATCTTTGTTGGAAACTGTCCTTGCAAATAATTTGCTGAGAAGACAAAAGAGGTTAAGAAAGAGAATTCTGCGAAGAATGAAGGAATCTCAGAAATACTATTTGCCCTGAGGTTGATTGTTGCTAGAAAATGGAGTCGGGAGAATGAATGATGGATATGACCAGATAGATCGCATCCAGACAAGTCAAGATTCTGCAGTAGAGGAACAGAGTCCGCAATAGCAACGGACCAAGTTGGTCCACTGCTGGAGATGTCCACTTCATTAAGATACAGATCCCTAAGATTGGTCAGGTTTGCTACGAGTGTTTGAAACTGTGGCTCTCGAAGATACAAATAATCATTGTAGGAAATATCAAGCGTAAGCAATTTCTCGAGGTGCGCAATTCCAATAGGTATCTGACCAGACAACCCTGTTTCAGACAACTCGAGACTGAGTAACTCGGTCAGCCGCTCAAACCCGAAACTAGGAAGGCTGGCATGGTTGAAGTCGTTACCAGAGAGGCTTAGGCTTCTAAGAGAGGTGAGGTTGAATAGCGCTGAGCTGAGACCACCGGTGCTCTGCAGGCTACGATAACTTAGGTCCAAAGTGATCACCTGACCGGAGGCCCTGTCGCAGCCAACACCCTCCCAGTGGCAACAGTCCGTACCATGCTGCCACGAGGAGAGGTCGGGGTTGTGGAAGGAGTGCTTCAGCTGAAGTAGAGACAAAGCCTGATCAGGGAGGCACTGGACTGTAAtcccattgctgcctttggctgcgTTGTAGGTGGGGCGGTAGTATGTGAGCAGCAGCAGGATGAAGTGAAGCTGTGGGTGCCTGGAGCTCATCTCACTTCTACTTGTCTGCTTTGCAACTTCAAGCTGGTGCCCAGGACAATATATATAATACAGGGTAGCTGTAGAAATCTTCACACTACATTTCGCTCATTCGTTCCTAGCAGTATGAGTTCATGTTCAATGCCACTACCGTTATGGGGCACTACCATTATGGGGCACTAGCAGTTCAAGTGAAAGTTTGTGCACTACCATTATGGGGCAGCGCACGTTGAGgtgcacactactggttgcagtacTGGCAGCAGAATGCTTCGTTGTATTAGAGAGACTTGGACTAATTCAAAGTGTAAAGAAGGACTTGATACCATTGATGAGTCAAGGCCCATTTGTCCATTGATTGTACTGTAGTGCCGTAGCATGTCTCCTTGGAAAAAAATATACAGCAGGAGCAAGAGAACGTGGAGGTGTCATTGcttacttgtactccctccgttccaaaatagatgactcaactttgtattaactttagtataaagttaggtcatctattttggaacggagggagtagttattttgCTAGTAGCTTGTTGCTTCCTCAACGTAAATGTCTACATATACCAAGAATACTAGGCCCGTAAGGGATTCTTTTTcctgaattttttgaacttttttttacGACTCTTGTCAATTTGACGCGTGTGACTGGGTTAATTATGTGCATAGCTTTTTTAACTGGTTAAACAATCTTGCACGTTTCTCTCCTCCACCCTTTGACCGGGCCTTCTGGGCTATTCGATTTACTTGGTACATGCCACGCGTATCTTGCCTGCCCCCGCTTCACACCGCGTGTCCAGTTCTCTCGAGGGCTCTATTCCAGAAATTGCTACATCACAGGTTgcgactgtcggtgtactagagtaggggtaccctagcatcccgaacttgtgcacgggcggttgcagccacccgtggcaaggcttgccgggtgaccgccaaggtcctccgtggttcctgtggagccattcaagaacaaagtatccaagccaagaagacaaggccccggctagaggagcttgccggaaagaccaaccaaggcataagaacaaagtattcacgccaaggagacaaggccccggcaagaggagcttgccgggaatgcCAACCAAGGCATCTTAAAGAACTTGCCGCGATGTGCCAcgtgtcccggcgaggcccggttagcgacaagcttccggacgcgacaagacaatgaccgcggcaaggcgcttgccgcggcaagctacctctctgtacctgcgctccagcacatccaccaacgtgtcgccctagggcctttccaggcacgcgtggcaagaggctatgcagccagcggtgcgcagtgcaagcggcgctgacaagattgccatcgtggcgagcggtggcgtccctgacggtccctgtttgcactatttgggcgacgtagacgggcatttaatgcctttgtcccctgccgtcagggttaggtatgatacactgtacaggttgttgtaccaaccgcaagtccttttccattttttgcccttgtctacgttgccacctgtcggtgacccctttagcatataaaaggaggcccatgcgcaacgtagaggggggtcgaGGTCAGAAAACATTCACGCTCGGTCTTGTTagcagctggtgtgtactgtagcactcagcgctcccgagcaagaactcaatacactcagacatgcagcagtaggagtattatttctccggagagctccgaagctgggtaaaccgctcgtgtgcttcgcctcgatctgctcttcgtgcgatctccgcccccccgccgaaccgaaaggggctcggtccgccggtcccataggtgttcgtggatcagtttccccgacatatttggcgcgccaggtagggggcgtcgaggttgtgtgaacctgatccggtgttcacacgagctagatcttcatcttcttcatcgacatgccaccgaagaagaagacttcggcggcagctgttccgtcctcgtcgatcccaccaccaccggagcaaacgggtggtggggtagacgtcggaggaagaacggacatcgacgaggaaacccacggtgctgccaggtccaaggacaaggttgcacagacctcggcgtccgtacatgtaccgcgcctatctcaggaggcgcaggaccgacagcgtcatggtattcgcagtgccatacgcttgttggaccaagatcgagctggaggatctcggggtgctcaagatcagcgtgcacgccaacatgctagcacgagcgagacacggtcgcctggacgggatactgctccttctaacatagttagaagtccgagcatattccgctcttcgcaccgttcgccactaccgcccaccactccagcagaagctttggcgcgagctcaactgctcctggattaccctccaacggcagacaagatcaatgaatggagggccaccattcagagtctcatcggcttcgccaacggcgacactccgcggcagctgagtacatcgctgccgcggcaggactgccgggcacgagccggtggcgacgaaatcggtggaggtgcaaccaccatgcactcttcaccccgaaggccaagatcgccgactcgccggatccacctcgacagcgactccaccgcgtcatcagatccacgagctcgtcgcgatcagcgccaagttcttcgcgagcgacagcaagaagacgctcgaactcgcatcgagcgccgaagagaagcgcggcgtcaatcggaccagcgcgctgggccctctgtcgacatgcatgcaccgagGGGACCAGGCGACTTGCtgtacacggtaggttgccctgtgttcactcatgagctgcggtaagtccagtggcccagcacgaagaatttcaagccagacgtgccagagaagtacgacggcaagtcgcatccgtcggagttcctcagcatctacaacatcgcggtgcaagctgctggggggcgggatgacaagatccttgccaattacttcccgctggtactcaagcccaatgtcagatcctggctcatgcacttgccgaacaactccatatcctcctgggtagacctatgccatcagtttgtcggcgctttTACAGGCAGCCATAAGCCTcctggccaagaaagcgaccttcatctgctcgcccagaaggaaggagagcccctgcgcaagtacattcagagattcagccacgtacagcacaacatcccagatgtccaccctgccgcagtaatcagcgcgttccatcagaacgtgcggaaccgcaggatgcgggaggagatggcgatgtgcaagatcagagacgtcagtgagctatatgccctggccgacaagtgtgcacgagctgaggaaggaaggaaactccccggggagaatacagaagcaggaggatctgatagcgaagggactgccccggcaaagaaaaaccggcggcggaacaacaggaagaagaaaggcaaagatgtgctagtcattgagcagtccggcaacggaggtagcgccaagaaagccaaagctggtagctccggcggcaacaactaccaggctgtggcggtcgccgacaagcagcacggcaccaacaagcagtactgcaagatccaccgcaccaagggccatgacctccagagctgcaagaaggtcgagcagcttgtcgagcagcaaaaggctgaatacgagcgacgcgacaaggagaaggcccaggaaggtgctggaggagccggcaagaaacgccccggccgaggaggacgtcgcggcaaggccaagcagcggcaaggagaccgacctccccgcggccgcgacaaggatgaagatgacgacgaggatgaagatatggatgatgacgagaccgatgagcaggagttccagaaagccacggaggtcctgtgcgttgacggcggtgcttctctgcatacttcacaccgccagctcaagcagtgggtgcgggaagttaatgcggcagaaccacccgtcgagtcacgcaggcctctgaaatggtccagcacgcctatcatctttgatattgaggaccaccctgatcgcataactgcggtcgggtgcttgccgatgttggtttcaccaactatccgcaacctcaaggtcactaagatgctagttgacggcggggccggcttgaacctgatctccttcgcggtactccagaaactccagatccctgatggcgagctcgaagagaccggcacattccaaggaatcaatccgggaaggagcaagccgaaggaaaagatcacgttgccagtgacatttggcagcgagttgaacttcaggactaagagggtcacttttgacgttgctgactttccattgccttacaatggaatactcggccgtccagcactcgccaaattcatggcagcctctcactatgcatacaacgtgctgaagatgccaggcccgataaacgtcatctctgtccctggcgacaagaaggatgctcttatctgcgccgacaagatctaccgggaagcagcagccgcagcggaTCGCAagccacttgccgttgaagctcccggggcgaagaaaaggaccaagtccggcaagagttctgatgcccactccggcaagcgcacctcttcggagtgctgcgctaccgtcgaggacgcaccatcgagctccaccggcaagtgtaagaagacaatggcagctccaccagagaccaagaaggtgtccgccaaggaggatggcactggtggtaccttcaccatcagtgccactctcgaccctaaataggaaagcgcgctcgttgctttcctgcgggcgaacgtcgacgtgtttgcgtggcaaccgtctgacatccccggtgttcccaggaaagtaatcgagcaccatcttgccgtctgtcctcatgcgcggcccgtcaagcagaaagtcaggaaacaggcagtggagcgccaagaattcatcgcagaagaaatcaagaaattggaagcagcaggccttgtcagaggagtgctccatcctacgtggttggccaaccctgtagtcgtgcgcaaggtaaacgggaaatggaggctttgtatcgactttaccgatgtcaataaagcctgtcccaaagacccgtttcccttgccgcgcatcgaccagattgttgactccacggccggatgtgacttgctttcatttcttgatgcatactcaggataccatcagatcttcatggcagaagaggatgagcagaagactgcattcatcaccccatgtggcacatactatttcatacggatgcctttcggtttaaagaatgctggttcaacatttgcaagggtagtccataacgcttttgagccgcaaatacacagaaatgtggaagtctatatggatgacatagtggtcaagagtaaggacaaggcgactctgattcaagatttagacgaaacctttgcaaatttgcgcaagatcaacctcaagcttaaccccgagaagtgtgtgtttggagtcccctctggcaagctcctcgggttcttcgtgtctcagcggggaattgaagccaatcccgacaagatcaaggccattgagtagattgaagcaccaaagcgcgtcaaggatgtacgaagacttgccggttgcatagctgctctcagcaggtttatctctaggtctgctaagcgcgccctgccatttttcaaaatattgaaaaaggcaggtccaatgaaatggacttcggaagcggaggctgcactgcaggacttaaagagatacctgtcctccactccaacacttgtcgcacctaagccacaagagaagttgctgctatatatagcggcaaccaatcaagtggttagtgctgcgttagtagcagagagagaggcggatgatgagccagcaaccacggcagatgcatccagtgacaagcaggggacttcaccggcaagctctggtcccgacaaagatagatctacgcaagcgcgtgagaagatgcagaaaagaatggtgcagcgctcagtttactttgtcagttcccttctgcagggggctagtcaaggtactctggtgtgcagaaattgcttttcggccttctcatggcctcgagaaagctgcgccattacttccaagcacatgagatcacagtcgtcactcgttttccgctgaagaagatactgcaaaatccagaagcaacaggcaggattgtcgagtgggcactggaactatcaagctttggcctcaagtttgagagcacttcaactatccaaagcaaagcgttggcggagttcatagcagaatggatgccaacacaagatgaagaaattccagaaacgagcatccccgtcaaggaagcaagcaaagagtggctgatgtactttgatggtgccttctcgctgcaaggcgccggtgcgggcgtactacttgttgcacccaccggagagcacctcaagtacgtagtccagatgcactttcccaaggagcaagcaacaaacaataccgcagagtatgaaggtttgctcgccggtctcaggatcgcagcagaccttgggatcaagaagctcattgtcaggggtgactcacagcttgtcgtccgccaagttaacaagaattatcagagtccgttgatggaagcttacgttgatgaagtgagaaagctagaggagcactttgacggcctacagatggaacatgttccaagagctcagaacgacattgccgatggcctgtcgaagtgcgccgcacttaagttacctgtggaactagggatctttgtgctcaagctgactcaaccgactgtaacaccgtcaactggacaaagcaagaagaggaagttgatttctggcgactattttccggcagagcttcccgaagccgccgccaagaaggtcccaaagatcaacgccaagggtgatgaggagcagtctgctccggcaagccctagagtttgttccgttgaagcagacgctcccgacaagttttgctccggcaagcttgccggggaacgtcaagctccggatgagccgcaggttctcgccgtagaagcggatattcccgcagcagcagatgtgcctttagtccttgttgtcgagccgcaagctccaacatgggcacagcagattgtctgtttccttcagacaggagaacttcccgaagagcaagaagaagcggaaagagtagtccggcagtcaagtatgtaccagtttgtcgacaacacactgtacagaagaagactcaacggcgtgaaattgaagtgtattcaccgggaagacggacaaaagctgttggcagagatacatggaggcatatgtggtcaccacattggcgcaagagcacttgccggcaaagcattccagcaaggtttcttttggccgacagccctccaggatgcaactgcacaagtaaccaagtgtgaagcgtgccagttccattccaagcagatacactagccagctcaagctctccagacgatccctttatcctggccattttcggtctgggggctcgacatcctcggcccttttccccgagctgtcgggggctttgagtacttgtatgttgcaatcgacaagttcacaaagtggccggaagtggaaccagtgaggaaggtgacagcacagtcagcagtcaagttcttcaggtcgattgtttgccgcttcgggatccctaactggatcatcaccgacaacggcacacaattcacgagccgcgccttcatgcactacgtccaagatcttggcgccaaggtctgcttcgcttctgttgctcatccgagaagcaacggtcaagcggagagggcaaatgctgaagtgctgcgcgggctcaagaccaggactttcgacaggctgcgcaagtgcggaaagaactggattgaggagctg contains:
- the LOC119275006 gene encoding receptor-like protein 9DC3, translated to MSSRHPQLHFILLLLTYYRPTYNAAKGSNGITVQCLPDQALSLLQLKHSFHNPDLSSWQHGTDCCHWEGVGCDRASGQVITLDLSYRSLQSTGGLSSALFNLTSLRSLSLSGNDFNHASLPSFGFERLTELLSLELSETGLSGQIPIGIAHLEKLLTLDISYNDYLYLREPQFQTLVANLTNLRDLYLNEVDISSSGPTWSVAIADSVPLLQNLDFNSLSTLKLRENRFHGMLPENIGEGCMLQTIDLNNNLIEGKIPRSLSNCQGLELFDVGNNQIIGSFPSWLGVLPRLRVLVLRFNQLNGTIRDFKGDHTINNYFANLQILDLASNNFSGNLPEGWFNELKAMMENVSDGGEVLGHETYSGARFYQDTVTITFKGFDLSFTKILSTFNAIDFSNNSFDGPVPESIGRLVALRGLNMSYNNFMGQIPFQYRNLSQLEAMDLSWNQITGEIPQELTSLTSLEWLNLSYNNLYGRIPQGNQFSTFSDSSFEGNAGLCGVPLSKHCDNQSSISPTGVAPPESEGLWQDKLGIILFFAFVGLGFGVGFALSFLLRLYCRVEGWICKQAWIHM